In Aureibaculum algae, the following are encoded in one genomic region:
- a CDS encoding M13 family metallopeptidase produces the protein MKKLIYVILLTLTFVSCKEEATVTAPSKIVFDGIDSSIKPGDDFFNHVNKIWLDTAVIADDQIGVGSYRFLNIPQQELLKNILEEVSQKEHPKGSVEQLVGDFFASGMDTVSINERGSKPIQPILDRINAITDVSSITEFAATQIKSGDYSIFSPYISPDQKNSTLNILHFSQTGLGLPDRDYYFKDDPSVKSIQEAYKTYLTTLFELVGESDAKAKADIVYSIEKQMATSHKTRIERRVVKENYHKLAVADLNTKHPNIGWSALLKNLGTAVDSVDVRQTAYYDTLNTMLTSVPLENWKLYLKANSIGSHDNILSKPFQDASFEYSKVISGQSVQQPRTKLMVRRVDQQIGFALGQLYVKRYFNEDAKKRALDLVNNFQTTLEKRIDKLDWMSDSTKVKAKEKLFAISKKIGYPDVWRSYDANIERAQFFENVVALNKDDYQYQLKQLNKAPNRDEWHTTPSTVTAYYNPSLNEIVFPAGILQAPYFDLYADDAVNYGGIGMVIGHEFTHAFDDQGAQYDKDGNVTDWWTENDYTKFKAKTQQIIDQYSAFTVLDSVHLKGGLTVGENTADNGGISIAFDAFKMTDQGKDTIKIGGYTPNQRFFLSVANIWRVKTRDAYLRNYVATDPHSPPIWRVNGPLMNFTPFYEAFNVQPGEANYKTEEERIKIW, from the coding sequence ATGAAAAAACTTATTTATGTTATCCTCTTAACACTAACCTTTGTTTCTTGTAAAGAAGAGGCCACTGTCACTGCACCGAGTAAAATTGTTTTTGATGGAATTGATAGTTCAATTAAACCTGGTGACGATTTTTTTAACCATGTAAATAAAATATGGTTAGATACCGCTGTAATTGCTGATGATCAGATAGGCGTAGGGTCTTATCGCTTTTTAAATATTCCACAACAAGAACTACTTAAAAACATTTTAGAAGAAGTTTCTCAAAAAGAACATCCAAAAGGAAGTGTTGAGCAATTGGTAGGTGACTTTTTTGCCTCGGGTATGGATACCGTTAGCATTAATGAACGCGGTAGCAAACCTATTCAACCTATATTAGATAGAATTAATGCGATTACTGATGTTTCTTCCATAACAGAATTCGCAGCGACACAAATAAAGTCTGGTGATTATTCAATATTTAGCCCTTATATTTCTCCAGATCAAAAAAACAGTACACTAAATATTTTACACTTCTCGCAAACGGGATTAGGATTACCAGATCGCGACTACTATTTTAAGGACGATCCTTCAGTAAAAAGTATTCAAGAAGCCTACAAAACCTATTTAACTACCTTATTTGAATTGGTAGGAGAATCAGATGCTAAAGCTAAAGCTGATATTGTTTACAGCATTGAAAAGCAAATGGCAACATCTCATAAAACACGTATAGAACGCAGAGTTGTTAAAGAAAATTACCACAAGCTTGCTGTCGCTGATTTGAATACAAAACATCCAAACATTGGTTGGTCTGCTTTATTGAAAAACTTAGGAACAGCAGTAGATTCAGTAGATGTACGACAAACTGCTTATTATGATACTTTAAATACAATGCTAACTTCTGTTCCTTTAGAAAATTGGAAATTGTATCTAAAAGCAAATTCTATCGGAAGTCATGACAATATTTTGAGTAAACCTTTTCAAGATGCCTCATTTGAATATTCTAAAGTTATTTCTGGTCAATCCGTCCAACAACCACGTACAAAACTAATGGTGCGTCGTGTAGATCAGCAAATAGGTTTTGCCTTAGGTCAATTATATGTTAAGCGTTATTTTAATGAAGATGCCAAAAAGCGTGCTTTAGATTTGGTTAATAATTTTCAAACAACATTAGAAAAGCGAATTGACAAGTTGGATTGGATGAGTGATAGTACCAAGGTAAAAGCAAAAGAGAAACTCTTTGCCATTAGCAAAAAAATTGGCTACCCAGATGTATGGAGAAGCTATGATGCTAACATTGAGAGGGCACAATTCTTTGAAAACGTAGTTGCCTTAAATAAAGATGATTATCAATACCAACTAAAACAATTAAATAAAGCTCCAAATAGAGATGAATGGCATACCACACCCTCTACAGTAACGGCCTATTACAATCCCTCATTAAACGAAATTGTATTTCCAGCTGGTATTTTACAAGCCCCATATTTTGATTTATATGCTGATGATGCTGTAAATTACGGTGGTATTGGTATGGTTATCGGTCACGAGTTTACACATGCCTTTGACGATCAAGGGGCACAATACGATAAAGATGGAAATGTAACCGATTGGTGGACGGAAAATGATTACACCAAGTTCAAAGCTAAAACGCAACAAATTATTGATCAATACAGTGCTTTTACGGTATTAGATAGTGTACATTTAAAAGGCGGATTAACGGTTGGTGAAAACACTGCAGATAATGGTGGAATCTCAATTGCCTTTGACGCATTTAAAATGACCGATCAAGGAAAAGACACGATTAAAATTGGTGGCTATACACCTAACCAACGCTTCTTTTTATCGGTGGCGAACATATGGCGTGTAAAAACACGTGATGCCTATTTACGTAATTATGTAGCCACAGATCCACATTCACCTCCGATTTGGCGTGTAAATGGCCCATTAATGAACTTTACTCCTTTTTATGAGGCTTTTAATGTACAGCCGGGTGAAGCGAATTACAAAACAGAAGAGGAGCGTATAAAAATTTGGTAA
- a CDS encoding outer membrane beta-barrel protein, translating into MSFKEKLTVLLLLIVVQLSFGQIKGKIVDASDNSPLEFATVALFNSEDGTAINGVITEADGAFSFANIKTGTYYIEASFLGYTTRKIKSIVVSKKGILVDLATVKLTMGNELNEVIVKGEKATVVHKIDRQVFDTKKYQSSEGGNAVDIIKNLPSVSVDGQGAISVRGSQGFAVLVNGKPTQGDASAILAQLPANALQSVELITAPSAKYDPEGKGGILNIITKKGATDGVYAQVNVRGGFPSIEPYDTKVDAQRYGIDATVNKRNDKWNLSFGASYQRNDKSGRREGDMFIVNDAENKTTFLPSDGERSFDEITYNGRFNVDFTPNDADTYSLGLFAGKHTKDRLADIVYYDNHAVSPIGSDNRIYTLQYYNHNLRIRKGDFALGSFDYTHKFKNESKIAASILYEYTFLGGPTVNDNLGYPDNNIIYQQEYNTNDNPLYGTRINLDYQWKPFVFGTIETGYQFRNLDHSGEFVYERNGNLVSEFSSDIEMNRTIHSGYLQLTGAKNKWDYAAGVRLESMDRTYEESLKSEIMPNRYTYDFFKIFPSASVQYKVNDKTNLKAAYSKRLERTTTFKMNSFAEREHSEVFEQGDNKLLPEFIDLVELGITKNMGKGNSVYATAYYRHVDNVINRVNTLAYEPNGAVIDSIINRVYSNVGKSNAVGLEIGATIKPTKNWTNFVGFNIYNYTIAGALNFNHRDGIERTYTIDSESTIYSVNLNSTYSFWQNASVQLSFNYLSDRNTAMGEDSRFYAPNLTLKKSFLDNKLTATLQWQNIDMGLLNTNEQRITTSRPGQFYTTTNYVYEVDMVSLNLSYTFNAAKNKAKFIDSEFGKREF; encoded by the coding sequence ATGTCATTTAAAGAAAAGTTAACAGTGCTATTGTTACTAATTGTTGTGCAATTATCATTTGGACAAATTAAAGGAAAAATTGTAGATGCATCTGATAATTCTCCATTAGAATTTGCAACCGTAGCCCTTTTTAATTCTGAAGATGGTACTGCCATAAATGGTGTAATTACAGAAGCAGATGGTGCTTTTTCTTTCGCTAATATAAAAACAGGAACCTATTATATTGAAGCTTCATTTTTAGGTTATACCACACGTAAAATTAAAAGCATTGTGGTTTCTAAAAAGGGGATATTGGTAGATTTAGCTACTGTCAAACTAACGATGGGCAATGAATTGAATGAAGTAATAGTAAAAGGAGAAAAAGCGACCGTGGTTCATAAAATTGACCGTCAAGTATTTGATACTAAAAAATATCAAAGTAGTGAAGGCGGTAATGCTGTAGATATTATAAAAAACTTACCATCTGTTAGTGTAGATGGCCAGGGAGCTATTAGTGTTAGAGGAAGCCAAGGATTTGCTGTTCTGGTTAATGGTAAGCCGACGCAAGGTGATGCAAGTGCTATATTAGCACAATTACCAGCAAATGCCTTACAAAGTGTCGAATTGATTACAGCTCCTTCTGCAAAGTATGATCCGGAAGGAAAAGGTGGTATTTTAAATATTATTACCAAAAAAGGTGCTACTGATGGGGTTTATGCTCAAGTTAATGTGCGTGGCGGATTCCCTTCTATAGAACCTTATGATACGAAAGTTGATGCCCAACGTTATGGCATAGATGCTACTGTCAATAAAAGAAATGACAAGTGGAATCTTTCTTTTGGAGCCAGCTATCAACGAAATGATAAATCGGGTAGGCGAGAAGGCGATATGTTCATTGTTAACGATGCCGAAAATAAAACTACATTTCTCCCTTCTGATGGAGAACGAAGCTTCGATGAAATCACTTATAATGGCCGCTTTAATGTTGATTTTACACCCAACGATGCTGACACCTATTCTCTAGGTTTATTTGCAGGAAAACACACGAAAGATAGATTGGCTGATATAGTATATTACGATAATCATGCGGTTTCGCCTATTGGAAGTGACAACAGAATTTATACATTGCAATATTATAATCACAATTTAAGAATTAGAAAAGGAGACTTTGCCTTAGGTAGCTTTGACTATACTCATAAATTTAAAAACGAATCTAAAATAGCTGCGTCTATATTATATGAATACACTTTTTTAGGTGGCCCAACGGTTAATGACAATTTAGGATACCCCGATAACAATATTATTTATCAACAAGAGTATAATACCAATGACAATCCACTCTACGGTACGCGTATTAATTTAGATTATCAATGGAAACCGTTTGTTTTCGGAACCATAGAAACAGGATATCAATTTCGTAATTTAGATCACTCTGGAGAGTTTGTATATGAACGAAACGGAAATTTGGTCTCTGAATTTTCTTCAGATATTGAAATGAACAGAACCATTCATTCTGGTTATTTACAATTAACAGGAGCCAAAAACAAATGGGATTATGCTGCGGGCGTACGCTTAGAGTCTATGGATAGAACCTATGAAGAATCATTAAAAAGTGAAATTATGCCAAACCGTTACACATATGATTTCTTCAAAATATTTCCATCGGCATCTGTTCAATATAAAGTAAATGACAAAACCAATCTTAAGGCGGCATATAGCAAAAGGTTAGAACGCACTACTACTTTTAAAATGAACAGTTTTGCAGAACGTGAACATTCAGAGGTTTTTGAACAAGGTGATAACAAATTATTACCAGAATTTATCGACTTGGTAGAATTGGGTATCACAAAAAATATGGGGAAAGGTAATTCCGTATATGCTACAGCCTATTATAGGCATGTAGATAATGTTATCAATCGTGTCAACACCTTGGCTTATGAGCCGAATGGTGCTGTAATTGATAGTATTATTAATAGAGTGTATTCTAATGTAGGTAAGAGTAATGCTGTTGGATTGGAAATAGGAGCAACGATAAAGCCCACTAAAAATTGGACTAATTTTGTAGGTTTTAACATTTACAATTATACCATAGCTGGTGCTTTAAATTTCAACCATAGAGATGGTATAGAAAGAACCTATACCATTGATTCTGAATCAACTATTTATTCGGTCAATCTAAATTCTACCTATTCTTTTTGGCAAAATGCATCTGTTCAACTCTCTTTTAATTATTTATCAGATAGAAATACAGCAATGGGTGAAGATTCTAGATTTTATGCTCCAAATTTAACCCTTAAAAAATCATTTTTAGATAATAAGTTAACAGCAACATTACAATGGCAAAATATAGATATGGGCTTATTAAACACCAATGAGCAACGTATTACAACGTCAAGACCAGGTCAATTTTATACAACCACCAATTATGTTTATGAAGTAGATATGGTATCGTTAAACCTATCGTATACATTTAATGCAGCTAAGAATAAAGCTAAATTTATTGATAGTGAATTTGGAAAGCGAGAATTTTAG
- a CDS encoding type IA DNA topoisomerase: MKVCIAEKPSVAREIAEVLGAKTRHDGYYEGNGYAVTYTFGHLCTLMEPNDYKPHWKSWDLNNLPMLPEKFMTKVVDNTGIQKQFNIVKSLFDKAEVVINCGDAGQEGELIQRWVLDQAGYKGKVERLWISSLTTEAIKEGFQKLKPSEDYDNLYYAGFSRAIGDWLLGMNATRLYTVKHGGYKQVLSVGRVQTPTLAMVVNRFLEIENFKPQPYWELQTLYRDTLFSYEEGRFLKMEDGQVLADKVKEDEFEIVSATKKKGKDYAPKLFDLTGLQVYCNKRFSFSADETLKIVQKLYEQKVVTYPRVDTTFLPNDVYPKVAGILKNLTKYAELTQPLLGKKIKKSTRVFNDKKVTDHHAIIPTGVQIPLQYNQQQVYDIITRRFIAVFYEDCSVSNTTVIGKAAEVNFKTTGKEILKKGWRVVFENKNTETTSNESGMLPNFVKGEKGPHEPSFLEKQTKAPNQFTEASLLRAMETAGKQVDDEELRDLMKDNGIGRPSTRANIIETLFRRQYIKRNKKQLIPTVTGIRLIETIQNELLKSAELTGKWEKQLKDIEKGEFSAGTFIKNMKRMVDQLVYEVRSETKRANISQNTVLQNREKEKKVKKVSGITAETCPKCKKGTLLKGKSAYGCSNYKNGCNFVLPFSFMEKKISEKQLIRLLQKESTVNLKGFTSDHGTVEGLVRFDDQFNLVLEEKKTAKKPTSDALICPKCKKGTIIKGKESYGCSAYKSGCDFRFSFKEIREKAGEQPLTKELVYAILSGKK; this comes from the coding sequence ATGAAGGTTTGTATTGCCGAAAAACCAAGTGTTGCCAGAGAAATTGCCGAAGTGTTAGGTGCAAAAACTAGACATGATGGTTATTATGAAGGTAATGGATATGCAGTTACGTACACATTTGGACATTTATGTACCTTGATGGAACCTAATGATTATAAACCCCATTGGAAAAGTTGGGATTTGAATAATCTACCCATGCTTCCCGAAAAATTTATGACCAAAGTTGTTGATAATACAGGGATTCAAAAGCAATTTAATATTGTTAAAAGTCTATTTGATAAAGCGGAAGTTGTGATCAATTGTGGGGATGCGGGTCAAGAAGGAGAATTGATTCAGCGATGGGTTTTAGATCAAGCGGGGTATAAGGGGAAAGTGGAGCGATTGTGGATTTCTTCCTTAACTACCGAAGCGATAAAAGAGGGGTTCCAAAAATTGAAACCTTCAGAAGATTATGATAATCTTTATTATGCAGGGTTTTCTAGAGCCATTGGTGATTGGCTATTAGGAATGAATGCTACACGTTTATATACTGTTAAACACGGTGGTTACAAACAAGTACTTTCTGTAGGACGTGTACAAACACCAACCTTGGCTATGGTGGTCAATCGATTCTTAGAAATTGAAAACTTTAAACCTCAACCTTATTGGGAGTTACAAACCCTTTATCGTGATACCTTATTTAGTTATGAGGAAGGTCGTTTTCTTAAAATGGAAGACGGACAAGTATTGGCGGATAAGGTAAAGGAAGATGAGTTTGAAATTGTTTCGGCCACGAAAAAGAAAGGAAAAGATTATGCACCAAAACTATTCGACTTAACAGGATTGCAGGTGTATTGCAATAAAAGATTCAGCTTTTCAGCAGATGAAACCTTAAAAATAGTCCAAAAATTATATGAACAAAAAGTAGTTACTTATCCTCGTGTAGATACTACTTTTCTACCTAATGATGTATATCCAAAAGTAGCTGGAATTCTTAAAAACCTAACCAAATATGCAGAATTAACGCAACCTTTATTAGGTAAAAAGATAAAGAAATCGACACGGGTTTTTAATGATAAAAAAGTAACCGATCACCATGCAATAATTCCAACTGGTGTACAAATTCCGTTGCAATACAATCAACAACAAGTCTATGATATCATTACGAGACGTTTTATAGCAGTTTTTTATGAAGACTGTTCTGTTTCAAACACGACAGTAATTGGTAAAGCTGCAGAAGTTAATTTTAAAACCACAGGAAAAGAAATCTTAAAAAAAGGATGGCGAGTTGTCTTTGAAAATAAAAATACGGAAACGACAAGCAATGAAAGTGGTATGCTTCCTAATTTTGTTAAGGGTGAAAAAGGGCCACATGAACCATCTTTTTTGGAAAAACAAACCAAAGCACCGAATCAATTTACGGAGGCTTCCCTCCTACGTGCTATGGAAACAGCTGGAAAACAAGTTGATGATGAAGAGTTGAGAGATCTAATGAAAGACAATGGTATTGGAAGACCATCAACAAGAGCGAATATTATTGAAACACTGTTTAGAAGACAGTATATTAAACGAAATAAAAAGCAGTTGATTCCGACAGTAACGGGAATTCGATTGATTGAAACCATTCAAAATGAATTGTTAAAATCAGCGGAGTTAACGGGTAAATGGGAAAAGCAATTAAAAGATATTGAAAAAGGAGAATTTAGTGCGGGTACTTTTATAAAGAATATGAAACGTATGGTAGATCAATTGGTTTATGAAGTACGAAGTGAAACTAAACGTGCTAACATTTCTCAAAATACAGTACTTCAAAATCGCGAAAAAGAGAAAAAGGTAAAAAAGGTATCGGGAATTACAGCAGAAACTTGTCCCAAATGTAAAAAAGGAACACTCTTAAAAGGTAAGAGTGCTTATGGATGTAGCAATTACAAAAATGGCTGTAATTTTGTACTTCCGTTTTCCTTTATGGAGAAGAAAATATCAGAAAAACAATTGATTCGGTTACTTCAAAAAGAATCTACTGTAAACTTAAAAGGGTTTACATCTGATCATGGAACTGTTGAAGGTCTCGTCCGTTTTGATGACCAGTTTAATTTGGTTTTAGAAGAAAAGAAAACGGCTAAAAAACCAACTTCTGATGCGTTAATTTGTCCTAAATGTAAAAAAGGTACTATTATAAAAGGCAAGGAAAGTTATGGTTGTAGTGCTTATAAATCTGGCTGTGATTTTAGATTCTCATTTAAAGAAATTAGAGAAAAAGCGGGTGAACAGCCATTGACGAAGGAATTGGTATATGCTATATTAAGCGGCAAAAAATAA
- a CDS encoding DUF6515 family protein has protein sequence MNFSKKNHEYQKSNNYLVSKTILKASILTSLFLMALTTEVSAQSRRSSTTKKVTRTTTVKKATPSRRISSTKVTYKRPTRKVVSVRNVPNRKVINHNGQRYYYNNNRYYTYSRGRYIAIAPKVGFRIRTLPAHYKRVRFNTFNYFYVSGIFYTQLNNEYEVIDPEVGTIIYELPDDYEKVVIDGQTYYEYANILYEKVQVDGTRAYEVVGIIELDN, from the coding sequence ATGAACTTTTCAAAGAAAAATCACGAATACCAAAAATCAAATAATTATTTGGTGAGTAAAACAATATTAAAAGCATCAATCTTGACATCACTATTTTTGATGGCATTGACAACAGAAGTTTCAGCACAATCGAGACGAAGTAGTACCACTAAAAAAGTTACCAGAACGACAACAGTAAAAAAAGCGACACCAAGTAGAAGGATTTCTAGCACTAAGGTAACCTATAAAAGACCCACACGAAAAGTGGTGTCTGTACGGAATGTACCCAATAGAAAAGTGATTAATCATAACGGCCAACGATATTATTATAACAATAACAGGTATTATACCTATTCAAGAGGACGTTATATTGCTATTGCACCTAAAGTAGGGTTTAGAATTAGAACATTGCCTGCTCATTACAAAAGAGTACGTTTTAATACTTTCAATTATTTTTACGTGTCAGGTATATTTTACACACAACTAAATAATGAATATGAGGTGATAGATCCAGAAGTGGGAACCATAATATATGAATTGCCAGATGATTATGAAAAAGTAGTCATAGATGGACAAACTTACTATGAATACGCTAACATTCTTTACGAAAAAGTTCAGGTAGATGGCACAAGAGCGTACGAAGTGGTTGGGATTATAGAATTAGATAATTAA
- a CDS encoding DUF7486 family protein, with product MKTSNHISRFFQVTISFLVLLVLFVLVSFKDSGKEAAINDKVQPAQDTKGLIESVWHVKGIYPDGRLLDIIAVDAYGESYKVKALQKGDQRTLMSIKALVSDKIIPVKLLVNEGKQTPLVAIAKDSTVYQIKAVAPNGERLSVRGVLRSGNIIHIKVIGKNGEFYGLKAISPEGQLHDIKGVKTKKEDLEYTLFGANVYAHVKAIPQAAAADDNFLWHIVGVHPEGYFLEVKALDDKGNTFDVNAILDSDQRSLINIKAFKSDTEILPVKIVSSTDNYKTVAAIGEKGSIYKLVAIDKNGDQLEVKGVREFENIIDIKVINKEGEFYGVKAVSQAGQMNDVKGMKMLNEPIEMKIDTVAIYAHVKAFQQVY from the coding sequence ATGAAAACCTCAAATCATATATCTCGTTTTTTTCAAGTAACCATTAGTTTTTTAGTCCTTTTGGTTTTATTTGTGCTCGTAAGTTTTAAAGATAGCGGAAAAGAAGCAGCTATTAATGATAAAGTACAACCCGCTCAAGATACGAAAGGTTTAATTGAGTCTGTATGGCATGTTAAAGGTATTTACCCTGATGGTCGGTTATTAGATATTATTGCTGTAGATGCTTACGGAGAATCTTATAAGGTAAAAGCCCTTCAAAAAGGAGATCAAAGAACACTTATGAGTATTAAGGCTTTGGTTAGTGATAAAATTATTCCTGTTAAATTATTGGTTAATGAAGGCAAACAGACTCCGCTTGTAGCCATAGCTAAAGATAGTACTGTATATCAAATTAAAGCGGTGGCACCCAATGGTGAACGTTTAAGTGTAAGGGGTGTATTACGTTCTGGAAATATCATTCATATAAAAGTAATAGGTAAAAATGGTGAATTCTATGGTCTAAAAGCAATTTCTCCTGAAGGTCAACTACACGATATAAAAGGAGTTAAAACTAAGAAAGAAGATTTAGAATATACCCTTTTTGGAGCCAATGTTTACGCCCATGTTAAAGCAATACCACAAGCTGCAGCCGCTGATGACAATTTTCTTTGGCATATTGTAGGAGTACATCCTGAAGGATATTTTCTGGAAGTAAAAGCTTTAGATGATAAAGGAAATACATTTGATGTCAATGCTATTTTAGATTCAGACCAACGAAGTTTAATAAACATAAAAGCTTTTAAAAGTGATACAGAAATATTGCCAGTTAAAATAGTGTCAAGTACAGATAATTATAAAACAGTAGCAGCCATAGGTGAAAAAGGATCTATTTACAAACTTGTTGCTATTGATAAAAATGGAGATCAATTGGAAGTAAAGGGAGTTCGTGAATTTGAGAATATAATTGATATAAAAGTAATAAATAAAGAAGGTGAATTCTATGGTGTTAAAGCCGTTTCTCAAGCAGGTCAAATGAATGATGTAAAAGGAATGAAAATGTTAAATGAACCTATTGAAATGAAAATAGACACCGTGGCCATATATGCACATGTAAAAGCTTTTCAACAAGTATATTAA
- a CDS encoding LytR/AlgR family response regulator transcription factor, with the protein MSNLKITCIIVDDEPMALNLVESYVNKTPFLVLKKKCSSAIEAMEFIKETPVDLLFLDIQMPDLTGLEFSKMLPKETRVVFTTAFDQYALEGFKVAALDYLLKPFDYAEFLAAANKASNWFSLIKGKQQTEVSEEKEFLFVKSEYKQLRIKLADVMYFEGLKDYIKIWIKDNPKPILTLMSLKSLQEELPETHFMRVHRSFIVSLNNIEVVERSQIIINNQRITISEQYKPKFLAFINDNSLQL; encoded by the coding sequence ATGAGTAACCTAAAAATCACCTGTATTATTGTAGATGATGAGCCTATGGCTTTAAACTTAGTAGAAAGCTATGTAAATAAAACACCTTTTCTAGTACTCAAAAAAAAATGCAGTAGTGCCATTGAAGCAATGGAGTTCATTAAAGAAACACCTGTAGATTTATTGTTTTTAGATATTCAAATGCCAGATTTAACGGGATTAGAATTTTCTAAAATGTTACCTAAAGAAACGAGAGTTGTGTTTACAACTGCCTTTGACCAATATGCATTAGAAGGTTTTAAAGTAGCGGCCTTAGATTACTTATTAAAACCATTTGATTACGCTGAGTTTTTAGCCGCAGCTAATAAAGCCAGTAATTGGTTCTCATTAATAAAAGGAAAGCAGCAAACAGAAGTTTCTGAAGAAAAAGAATTTCTTTTTGTAAAATCAGAATATAAACAACTGCGTATTAAACTAGCAGATGTAATGTATTTTGAAGGGTTAAAAGATTATATTAAAATATGGATAAAAGATAATCCGAAGCCCATATTAACCTTAATGAGTTTAAAATCATTACAGGAAGAGTTGCCAGAAACGCATTTTATGCGTGTACATCGTTCTTTTATTGTTTCCCTAAATAATATTGAAGTTGTGGAGCGTAGCCAAATTATAATCAATAACCAACGAATTACTATTTCAGAACAATACAAGCCTAAATTTTTAGCTTTTATAAACGATAATTCTCTTCAGTTATAA